A single region of the bacterium genome encodes:
- the katG gene encoding catalase/peroxidase HPI — translation MRLEGKCPVTGHHGARTTMGMQSNRDWWPRQLNLRILHQHSALSNPLGADFNYAAEFKQLDLAAVKRDLHALMTASQDWWPADWGHYGGLFIRMAWHSAGTYRIADGRGGAGHGNQRFAPVNSWPDNVNLDKARRLLWPIKQRYGNRLSWADLLVLAGNVALESMGFKTFGFAGGREDIWEPEEDVYWGAEAEWLGDQRTGADGELEDPLAAVQMGLIYVNPEGPGGKPDPVASGRDVRETFRRMAMNDEETVALVAGGHTFGKAHGAGDPALVGPEPEAAPLEEMGLGWKNRFGSGLGAHTTTSGIEGAWKPHPTRWDNGYFDMLFGYEWELVKSPAGAWQWLAKDVRGEHMIPDAHDPSQKHRPMMTTADLSLRLDPGFEPIARRFHQHPDQFADAFARAWFKLTHRDLGPRPRYLGPEIPAEVLIWQDPVPAVDHPLIDAADIARLKDRILAAGLSVSDLVTTAWAAASTFRGSDKRGGANGVRLRLAPQKDWEVNQPARMARVLATLEEIQQEFNGGQNGGRRVSLADLIVLGGGAAVEQAAQAAGHPVEVPFSPGRTDASQEQTDVDSFAVLEPVADGFRNYLKASSRVPAEERLLDRAQLLTLTAPEMTVLLGGLRALDANVDQSPHGVLTRRPGVLTNDFFVNLLDMGTVWTPTCEAADLFKGRDRATGTLKWTATRVDLVFGSNSQLRALTEVYAQDDAQARFVRDFVAAWAKVMELDRFDLA, via the coding sequence ATGAGACTTGAAGGAAAATGCCCGGTTACCGGCCACCATGGCGCCCGCACCACGATGGGCATGCAATCGAACCGCGACTGGTGGCCCCGGCAGCTGAACCTCAGGATCCTGCACCAGCACTCGGCCTTGTCCAATCCGCTGGGTGCGGATTTCAACTACGCCGCGGAGTTCAAGCAGCTCGACCTGGCCGCCGTCAAGCGGGATCTCCACGCCCTGATGACCGCCTCCCAGGACTGGTGGCCGGCCGACTGGGGGCACTACGGCGGCCTCTTCATCCGCATGGCCTGGCACAGCGCGGGCACCTATCGCATCGCCGACGGCCGGGGCGGCGCCGGCCATGGCAACCAGCGCTTCGCGCCGGTCAACAGCTGGCCCGACAACGTCAACCTCGACAAGGCGCGCCGGCTGCTCTGGCCCATCAAGCAGCGTTACGGCAACCGGCTCTCCTGGGCCGATCTCCTCGTCCTGGCGGGCAACGTGGCGCTGGAGTCAATGGGCTTCAAGACCTTCGGCTTCGCCGGTGGCCGCGAGGACATCTGGGAGCCGGAGGAGGACGTCTACTGGGGCGCCGAGGCGGAGTGGCTGGGCGACCAGCGCACCGGCGCGGACGGCGAGCTGGAGGATCCCCTCGCCGCCGTGCAGATGGGCCTCATCTATGTGAACCCCGAAGGGCCGGGCGGCAAGCCCGACCCGGTCGCCTCCGGCCGCGACGTGCGCGAGACCTTCCGCCGCATGGCCATGAACGACGAGGAGACGGTGGCGCTGGTGGCGGGCGGCCATACTTTCGGCAAAGCGCACGGCGCGGGTGATCCCGCCCTGGTCGGCCCCGAGCCGGAAGCCGCCCCCCTCGAGGAGATGGGCCTGGGCTGGAAGAACCGCTTCGGCTCCGGCCTGGGCGCGCACACCACCACCAGCGGCATCGAAGGCGCCTGGAAGCCGCATCCGACGCGCTGGGACAACGGCTACTTCGACATGCTCTTCGGCTACGAGTGGGAGCTGGTGAAGAGCCCGGCGGGGGCCTGGCAGTGGCTGGCCAAGGACGTGCGCGGGGAGCACATGATCCCGGACGCCCACGACCCGTCGCAGAAGCACCGTCCCATGATGACGACGGCGGACCTGTCCCTGCGCCTGGATCCGGGATTCGAGCCCATTGCGCGCCGCTTCCACCAGCACCCCGACCAGTTCGCCGACGCTTTCGCCCGCGCCTGGTTCAAGCTGACCCACCGCGACCTGGGTCCGCGCCCGCGCTACCTGGGGCCGGAGATTCCCGCGGAGGTCCTGATCTGGCAGGATCCCGTCCCCGCCGTCGACCATCCCTTGATCGACGCGGCGGACATCGCCCGGCTCAAGGACCGGATCCTCGCCGCCGGCCTGTCGGTGTCCGACCTGGTCACCACCGCCTGGGCCGCGGCCTCCACCTTCCGCGGCTCCGACAAGCGCGGCGGCGCCAACGGCGTGCGCCTCCGCCTGGCGCCCCAGAAGGATTGGGAGGTCAATCAGCCCGCCCGTATGGCCCGGGTCCTGGCCACGCTTGAGGAGATCCAGCAGGAGTTCAATGGAGGGCAGAACGGCGGCCGGAGAGTCTCCCTGGCGGATCTGATCGTCCTGGGCGGCGGCGCCGCCGTGGAGCAGGCGGCCCAGGCCGCCGGCCACCCCGTCGAGGTGCCATTCTCCCCCGGCCGCACCGACGCCTCCCAGGAACAGACCGACGTGGACTCCTTCGCGGTGCTGGAACCTGTCGCCGACGGCTTCCGCAATTACCTCAAGGCCTCCTCCCGCGTGCCGGCCGAGGAGCGGCTGCTGGACAGGGCGCAACTCCTGACCCTGACGGCGCCGGAGATGACCGTGCTCCTGGGCGGCCTGCGCGCGCTGGACGCCAATGTGGACCAGTCGCCCCATGGCGTCCTGACCAGGCGGCCCGGCGTTCTCACCAACGACTTCTTCGTGAACCTGCTCGACATGGGCACCGTCTGGACGCCCACCTGCGAGGCGGCGGACCTGTTTAAGGGCCGCGACCGCGCCACAGGCACGCTGAAGTGGACCGCCACCCGGGTGGACCTGGTCTTCGGTTCGAATTCGCAGCTGCGGGCCTTGACGGAGGTCTATGCGCAGGACGACGCCCAGGCCAGGTTCGTGCGCGACTTCGTGGCGGCCTGGGCCAAGGTCATGGAGCTGGACCGTTTCGACCTGGCCTGA
- a CDS encoding sigma 54-interacting transcriptional regulator, giving the protein MSSNAFLDDLLDLAGQPERLDDAIHAALDELGRLVPYDLAAYFEWRQEAFQPRVLRGSLAEAARAAGGGRVLDPRELPSIERAFARGGPWVLSEAEHEAEGDPWDGVLDLPHGHSCLLLPVQAAGERLGLITMDRQACGPYEDPAVGIAGLTARILAQAVLFARQAARLHELSALLEERNRSYRESRTGECHAVAWLESSRSPAMITVREQARQAAASDAPVLISGETGSGKEVLARAIHEWSLRRGRPFLAVNCAALPSQLAESELFGHVRGAFTGAVRDRPGLFVAVEGGTLLLDEVGDLPLEVQAKLLRALQERTVTPVGTSAPRPVDLRIVAASHLDLAEAVRAGRFREDLFFRLHVVPLLLPPLRDRTEDLELLARTILAELARGRVARWHLARDVPDWLAAQPWPGNIRQLRNVLERATIFSGDGWITRRLLEEGAGAAASPRKRYPGQDEDILPTLENWERDYIVRVLERCGGRVYGPGGAAQVLGLKPTTLQSRMKKLGLRRRHLTD; this is encoded by the coding sequence ATGTCAAGCAATGCCTTCCTCGATGACCTGCTGGACCTGGCCGGACAGCCCGAACGACTGGATGACGCCATCCATGCCGCCCTGGACGAGCTGGGCCGCCTGGTGCCCTATGATCTGGCCGCCTATTTCGAGTGGCGCCAGGAGGCCTTTCAGCCGCGGGTGCTGCGCGGTTCGCTGGCCGAAGCTGCCCGGGCCGCCGGCGGCGGCCGGGTGCTGGACCCGCGCGAGCTGCCCAGCATCGAGCGGGCCTTCGCCCGGGGCGGCCCCTGGGTGCTGAGCGAGGCCGAGCACGAGGCCGAGGGCGATCCCTGGGACGGCGTGCTGGACCTGCCCCACGGCCACAGCTGCCTGCTGCTGCCTGTGCAGGCGGCGGGCGAGCGGCTGGGGCTGATCACGATGGATCGGCAGGCCTGCGGACCTTACGAGGATCCGGCGGTGGGCATCGCCGGCCTCACGGCCCGCATCCTGGCCCAGGCCGTGCTTTTCGCGCGGCAGGCGGCCCGCCTCCACGAGCTGAGCGCCCTGCTGGAGGAGAGGAACCGGTCCTACCGGGAATCCCGCACGGGGGAGTGCCATGCCGTGGCCTGGCTGGAGTCCTCCCGCTCCCCGGCCATGATCACCGTGCGTGAGCAGGCCCGTCAGGCCGCCGCGTCCGACGCGCCCGTCCTCATCAGCGGCGAGACGGGCAGCGGCAAGGAAGTCCTGGCCCGCGCCATCCACGAGTGGAGTCTGCGGCGGGGCCGGCCCTTCCTCGCCGTCAACTGCGCCGCCCTGCCATCACAGCTGGCGGAGAGTGAACTCTTCGGGCACGTGCGGGGCGCCTTCACCGGCGCCGTGCGCGACCGCCCCGGCCTCTTCGTCGCGGTGGAGGGAGGCACACTGCTCCTGGACGAGGTGGGGGACCTTCCGCTGGAGGTGCAGGCCAAGCTGCTGCGGGCCCTGCAGGAGCGCACCGTGACGCCGGTGGGGACCAGCGCGCCGCGGCCGGTTGATCTGCGCATCGTGGCCGCCTCCCACCTGGATCTGGCCGAGGCGGTGCGGGCCGGGCGATTCCGCGAGGACCTCTTCTTCCGCCTCCACGTGGTGCCCCTGCTGCTGCCTCCCCTGCGCGACAGGACGGAGGACCTGGAGCTGCTGGCGCGCACCATCCTGGCCGAGCTGGCGCGTGGCCGCGTGGCGCGCTGGCACCTGGCCCGCGACGTGCCGGACTGGCTGGCCGCCCAGCCCTGGCCGGGCAACATCCGCCAGTTGCGCAACGTGCTGGAACGGGCCACCATTTTCAGCGGCGACGGCTGGATCACGCGGAGGCTGCTGGAGGAGGGGGCGGGAGCCGCGGCATCGCCGCGGAAGCGATACCCGGGCCAGGACGAGGACATCCTGCCCACGCTGGAGAACTGGGAGCGGGACTACATCGTCCGCGTCCTGGAGCGCTGCGGCGGCCGCGTCTACGGCCCCGGCGGCGCGGCGCAGGTGCTGGGCCTGAAGCCCACCACCCTGCAGAGCCGGATGAAGAAGCTGGGCCTGCGCCGCCGGCACCTAACCGATTGA
- a CDS encoding TonB-dependent receptor, whose product MLFSTAMAARLHGRVVDAANGEPLIGANLKVPPRSDLPGRAPLRGAATNLDGYFVISGLEPGAWTVEASYQGYQPARIVFEVEEGASPLREIRLTQATLALREVVVTAERTEQELQQEQVYAGNVRLDRRQMDLAPVLIQRDLLRSLFTVPGVLPTNDFSSDLNVRGSRADENLILLDGVEVYNPNHLGGLFSSFIPSAIKHTDLLRSSWPAQYGGRLGAVLQVTSREGNREELDGEVSVGVLATSLQLSAPTWQLDKSSWLVALRRTYVDLATRAFAEDEVPYHFTDAQLRANWDLGPRDRLSVTGYWGDDVFSAASLKFVFGNRAANVNWRHVWNNKWYSRAIVAFSRFRTELDFGGKETVLQTNHINDWSTRLQLEYHHNDALTLESGLVVKTVETEFQAWVFNNHKWDISKHMAEVATYVQASWRPHPLLIVEPGLRGALFQDGRLAEEDRHRVTRLEPRLGAKALLSEHVRLKAAWGLYNQGLQQFRRDGSTFSFIWVAMDSTSRPARAEHWTAGVEVDLAQGTLLELEGYHKRLRGVAEAQSEMEDHEADDPSTNKDLFYSGRGEAFGADLSLRRAEGLWTGQAGYSLSWAVRQVDELNEGKPFYAAFDKRHNLNLLVNRAFPHEQVKGWPFRRGLRFFRYNESGVSLAWRLASGPRYTEPLSATWLGDDGLNTEESVLHTYGGYNAQELDAYSRVDLTWTFTHRRPARSFECRMGVMNLFNSPNQWGVDFDYTKNPGGPPEKTLLEGVSRLPSLELTWRF is encoded by the coding sequence ATGTTGTTTTCGACGGCGATGGCGGCCCGCCTGCACGGGCGGGTGGTGGACGCCGCCAATGGCGAGCCGCTCATCGGCGCCAACCTCAAGGTGCCGCCCCGCTCCGACCTGCCGGGACGGGCGCCCCTGCGCGGCGCCGCCACCAATCTGGACGGCTATTTCGTCATCTCCGGCCTGGAGCCGGGGGCCTGGACGGTGGAGGCCTCCTACCAGGGCTACCAACCAGCCCGGATCGTGTTCGAGGTGGAGGAGGGGGCCAGCCCCCTGCGCGAGATCCGCCTGACCCAGGCCACCCTCGCCCTGCGCGAGGTGGTGGTGACGGCGGAGCGGACGGAACAGGAACTGCAGCAGGAGCAAGTCTACGCCGGCAATGTCCGCCTGGACCGCCGCCAGATGGATCTGGCCCCCGTGCTCATCCAGCGCGACCTGCTGCGCAGCCTCTTCACCGTGCCCGGCGTGCTGCCCACCAACGATTTCTCCAGCGACCTCAATGTGCGCGGCTCCCGCGCCGACGAGAACCTCATCCTGCTGGACGGCGTGGAGGTCTACAACCCCAACCATCTGGGCGGTCTCTTCTCCTCCTTCATCCCCAGCGCCATCAAGCACACCGACCTGCTGCGCAGCTCCTGGCCCGCCCAGTACGGCGGGCGCCTGGGCGCGGTGTTGCAGGTCACCTCGCGGGAGGGCAACCGCGAGGAGCTGGATGGCGAGGTGAGCGTGGGCGTGCTGGCCACGTCGCTGCAGCTGAGCGCCCCCACCTGGCAGCTGGACAAGTCCTCCTGGCTGGTGGCCCTGCGGCGCACCTACGTGGACCTGGCCACCCGCGCCTTCGCCGAGGACGAGGTCCCCTACCACTTCACCGACGCGCAACTGCGCGCCAACTGGGACCTGGGGCCGCGGGACCGCCTGTCGGTCACCGGTTATTGGGGCGACGACGTCTTTAGCGCCGCCTCCCTGAAGTTCGTCTTCGGCAACCGGGCCGCCAATGTCAACTGGCGGCATGTCTGGAACAACAAGTGGTACTCCCGCGCCATCGTCGCCTTTTCGCGCTTCCGCACGGAGCTGGACTTCGGCGGCAAGGAGACCGTGCTGCAGACCAACCACATCAACGACTGGTCCACCCGCCTGCAGTTGGAGTACCATCACAATGACGCCCTGACCCTGGAGTCCGGCCTGGTGGTCAAGACGGTGGAGACCGAGTTCCAGGCCTGGGTCTTCAACAACCACAAGTGGGACATATCCAAGCACATGGCGGAAGTGGCCACCTATGTGCAGGCCAGCTGGAGGCCGCATCCGCTGCTCATCGTGGAGCCCGGCCTGCGTGGCGCCCTCTTCCAGGATGGACGCCTGGCCGAGGAGGACCGGCACCGCGTCACCCGGCTGGAGCCGCGCCTGGGGGCCAAGGCGCTCCTGAGCGAGCATGTGCGGCTGAAGGCGGCGTGGGGGCTCTACAACCAGGGCCTGCAGCAGTTCCGCCGGGATGGCAGCACCTTCAGCTTCATCTGGGTGGCCATGGACTCCACCTCGCGGCCCGCCCGCGCCGAGCACTGGACCGCCGGCGTCGAGGTGGACCTGGCCCAGGGAACGCTGCTTGAGCTGGAGGGCTACCACAAGCGCCTGAGGGGCGTGGCCGAGGCCCAGTCGGAGATGGAGGACCACGAGGCGGACGACCCTTCCACCAACAAGGACCTCTTCTACAGCGGCCGGGGCGAGGCCTTCGGCGCCGACCTCAGCCTGCGTCGCGCGGAGGGCCTGTGGACGGGCCAGGCCGGCTACAGCCTGTCCTGGGCCGTGCGCCAAGTGGACGAGCTGAACGAGGGCAAGCCCTTCTACGCCGCCTTCGACAAACGGCACAACCTGAACCTGCTGGTCAACCGCGCCTTCCCGCACGAGCAGGTCAAAGGCTGGCCCTTCCGCCGCGGCCTGCGCTTCTTCCGCTACAACGAAAGCGGCGTCAGCCTGGCCTGGCGCCTGGCTTCCGGGCCGCGTTACACGGAGCCGCTGAGCGCCACCTGGCTGGGTGACGACGGCCTCAACACGGAGGAGAGCGTCCTCCACACCTATGGCGGCTACAACGCCCAGGAGCTGGACGCCTACAGCCGGGTGGACCTCACCTGGACCTTCACCCACCGGCGCCCTGCCCGCAGCTTCGAGTGCCGCATGGGCGTCATGAACCTCTTCAACAGTCCCAACCAATGGGGCGTGGACTTCGACTACACGAAGAACCCCGGCGGTCCGCCGGAGAAGACCCTGCTGGAAGGCGTGAGCCGGCTGCCCAGCCTTGAACTGACCTGGAGGTTCTGA
- a CDS encoding lamin tail domain-containing protein, with the protein MLHRLALASLLTALSAQASVVINEIHYNPAAAQGADTAYEFIELYNTAPEPVDLSGWQFTAGIAHTFAAGIQIPAGGYLVVGVNAASLEAWYGISGVVQWTSGALDNGGETLRLADAGQNLVDEVPYDDAGCWPTAPDGDGPSLELVHHALDNSLCQSWAASAVANGTPGARNSVFAADTPPQVQDLGHLPQSPGTADPLTVSVSITDDAGVATALLRYTAGGPELTAVLADQGGGHYSVQIGPFAEGTLLEVIVEAEDTAGQITVHPAPLGPEAYHIFISDHHPTDSDIVINEIQYTDACYGGLDWFELHNTTGTPLDLSFWTVKDDQDDHIFTIPGGTTISAGGYLVVAQDAAQVMSNHGIANVVGNVSFGLGSGGDAVRLFDVNLVLVDAVTYGVSAPWPGPPVGSGPSLSLIDPALDNSLGENWAASAEPCGTPGTDNHPAALVPPALSIAYDGGQIILTWTVVEEALAYRVEAADVLGGAFTTLATTPDTNLQVNINPAQPLRLLRVIALR; encoded by the coding sequence ATGTTGCACCGCCTCGCCCTTGCCTCCCTGTTGACCGCCCTGTCCGCCCAGGCCAGCGTTGTGATCAACGAGATCCACTACAACCCGGCCGCCGCGCAGGGGGCGGACACCGCCTACGAGTTCATCGAGTTGTACAACACGGCTCCGGAACCGGTCGACCTGTCCGGGTGGCAGTTCACCGCGGGCATCGCCCACACCTTTGCCGCCGGCATCCAGATCCCGGCGGGAGGCTATCTGGTGGTGGGCGTCAACGCCGCCTCCCTGGAAGCCTGGTACGGGATCAGCGGCGTGGTCCAGTGGACGAGCGGCGCCCTGGACAATGGGGGCGAGACACTCCGTCTGGCGGACGCAGGTCAGAACCTGGTGGATGAGGTGCCCTACGACGACGCCGGCTGTTGGCCCACCGCCCCCGACGGGGACGGCCCCAGTCTGGAGCTGGTCCATCACGCGCTGGACAACTCGCTCTGCCAGAGCTGGGCAGCCAGCGCCGTGGCCAATGGCACGCCCGGCGCCCGGAACAGTGTTTTCGCGGCCGACACGCCGCCCCAGGTCCAGGACCTGGGCCACTTGCCGCAATCCCCCGGGACCGCCGACCCGCTCACCGTGAGCGTGTCCATCACCGATGACGCCGGGGTTGCCACGGCCCTTCTGCGCTACACGGCGGGCGGCCCGGAGCTGACCGCCGTCCTGGCGGATCAGGGCGGTGGCCACTACAGCGTCCAGATCGGCCCCTTCGCCGAGGGCACCCTGCTGGAGGTGATCGTGGAGGCCGAAGACACGGCGGGTCAGATCACCGTCCATCCTGCGCCGTTGGGGCCGGAAGCCTACCACATCTTCATCAGCGACCACCATCCCACCGACAGCGATATCGTCATCAACGAGATCCAGTACACGGACGCCTGTTACGGCGGGCTGGACTGGTTCGAATTGCACAACACCACTGGCACCCCCTTGGATCTCAGCTTCTGGACCGTGAAGGACGATCAGGACGATCACATCTTCACCATCCCCGGCGGGACGACGATTTCAGCCGGGGGCTACCTGGTGGTGGCCCAGGACGCGGCGCAGGTCATGTCCAACCATGGCATCGCCAATGTGGTGGGCAATGTCTCCTTCGGCCTGGGCAGCGGTGGCGACGCCGTGCGCCTCTTCGATGTGAACCTGGTCCTGGTGGATGCCGTGACTTACGGCGTGTCGGCGCCCTGGCCCGGCCCGCCCGTTGGAAGCGGCCCCTCCCTCAGCCTCATCGATCCTGCCCTGGACAACAGTCTGGGCGAGAACTGGGCGGCTTCGGCCGAGCCCTGCGGCACGCCTGGAACGGACAACCACCCAGCGGCACTGGTGCCACCCGCTCTGTCCATCGCCTACGATGGCGGGCAGATCATCCTCACCTGGACGGTGGTCGAGGAAGCCCTGGCCTACCGCGTCGAGGCGGCTGATGTCCTGGGCGGCGCCTTCACGACCCTGGCCACCACCCCGGACACCAACCTGCAGGTGAACATCAACCCGGCCCAACCGCTGCGCCTGCTGCGGGTGATCGCACTCCGATAG